From the genome of Sphingobacterium kitahiroshimense, one region includes:
- a CDS encoding HEPN domain-containing protein: protein MQSFRTELENPVVEQEIIDLEKKIRLFQEGKITDEKFRSLRLARGVYGQRQPGVQMVRIKLPFGKATFKQVIKISDVSDEYAIRNLHITTRQDIQIHFVSLDRTPELWAKLAEDDITLREACGNTVRNVTASPTAGIDPKEPFDVSPYAQAVFEFCLRNPICAEMGRKFKMSFSSSDDDTAFSYIHDLGFIPKIQLIDGKEERGFKVLLGGGLGSQPFLAHLVHEFLHEDQLILFVESSLRVFDRYGERNNRNKARFKYLIQKLGIDEVLRLIAEERVANHVKSFQINRDTITQPTPPDTDAVESLSLDLDPNYLIWKSTNTFEQKQHGFYGVFAKISTGDLPTEKARVLVAGLEGLVADEIRFTQNQGLLLKYATEKTLPHIFKLLTKLELASPGFESTSDVTTCPGTDTCNLGISNSTEMARVIESYIRDFYADFVYNRELKIKISGCMNSCGQHGLAHLGFHGSSVKANGKVVPAAQVMIGGGTVGNGVGRVAERIIKVPTKRVLHVVDLVLTDYKKNVQEGENFHAYYDRQTKNYFYTLLKPLADLTTLSDDEYIDWGHQETFETAIGVGECAGVMIDLVATLIFEAEEKRAWAVSALEEKKYADAIYHAYSTFIGCAKALLLDKGVNVSSQHAVIQEFQAQFVEQHIFELETTFPELVLQINKNEPTPEFAENYLESLNTFFNAVYEYRNAVKVN from the coding sequence ATGCAAAGTTTCCGTACAGAGCTTGAAAACCCTGTGGTTGAGCAAGAGATTATTGATTTAGAAAAGAAAATTAGACTTTTTCAGGAAGGGAAAATTACGGATGAAAAATTTCGTTCATTGCGCCTTGCAAGAGGGGTTTACGGTCAACGTCAACCTGGAGTGCAAATGGTGCGTATTAAATTACCTTTTGGAAAAGCAACTTTCAAACAAGTGATTAAAATATCTGATGTATCGGATGAATATGCGATTCGCAATCTGCATATCACGACCCGTCAGGATATTCAGATACACTTTGTTAGTCTAGATCGCACACCAGAGTTATGGGCCAAATTGGCAGAGGATGATATTACTTTACGTGAAGCCTGTGGTAATACTGTGCGTAACGTAACGGCATCACCTACAGCCGGAATAGATCCAAAAGAACCTTTTGATGTTTCTCCGTATGCGCAGGCCGTTTTCGAATTTTGTTTAAGAAACCCGATCTGTGCGGAAATGGGTCGTAAATTTAAAATGTCATTTTCTTCATCAGATGATGATACTGCTTTTTCATATATCCATGATCTTGGCTTTATTCCTAAAATACAACTTATTGATGGTAAAGAAGAACGTGGTTTTAAAGTTCTGTTAGGTGGTGGATTGGGTTCTCAACCTTTTCTAGCGCACTTGGTACATGAATTTTTACATGAAGATCAGTTGATTCTGTTTGTTGAGTCTTCTTTACGTGTATTTGACCGCTATGGCGAGCGTAATAATAGAAATAAAGCACGCTTTAAATACCTGATCCAAAAATTGGGTATTGATGAAGTGTTAAGATTAATTGCTGAGGAACGCGTTGCTAATCATGTAAAATCTTTTCAGATCAACCGCGATACGATCACGCAACCGACTCCACCGGATACAGATGCCGTGGAAAGTTTATCTTTGGATTTAGATCCGAATTACCTGATCTGGAAGTCAACAAATACTTTTGAGCAAAAGCAGCATGGTTTTTATGGTGTATTTGCTAAAATATCTACTGGTGATCTTCCAACTGAAAAAGCACGAGTTTTGGTTGCTGGACTGGAAGGTCTGGTTGCCGACGAAATTCGTTTCACTCAGAATCAGGGATTGTTGCTTAAGTATGCTACCGAGAAAACGCTTCCTCATATTTTTAAATTATTGACGAAGCTTGAGTTGGCTTCTCCTGGATTTGAAAGCACGTCTGATGTGACGACCTGCCCAGGTACGGATACATGTAATCTGGGTATTTCAAACAGTACAGAGATGGCACGGGTTATTGAGTCATACATTCGTGATTTTTACGCAGATTTTGTTTACAACCGTGAACTGAAGATCAAAATTTCAGGCTGTATGAACTCTTGTGGACAGCATGGATTGGCGCATCTGGGTTTTCATGGAAGTTCTGTAAAAGCAAACGGTAAAGTCGTTCCTGCTGCACAGGTCATGATCGGTGGTGGTACTGTTGGTAATGGTGTAGGTCGTGTGGCCGAAAGAATTATCAAAGTACCTACCAAAAGAGTGCTGCACGTGGTTGACCTGGTTTTAACGGATTATAAAAAGAATGTTCAGGAAGGTGAAAACTTTCATGCTTACTATGACCGTCAGACCAAAAACTATTTCTACACCTTATTGAAACCTTTGGCTGATCTAACAACACTATCTGATGATGAATATATTGATTGGGGTCATCAGGAAACTTTTGAAACAGCGATCGGTGTGGGTGAGTGTGCGGGTGTCATGATTGATCTTGTTGCTACTTTGATCTTTGAAGCTGAAGAAAAAAGAGCTTGGGCGGTTTCTGCTCTTGAGGAGAAAAAGTATGCGGATGCTATTTATCATGCCTACAGTACTTTTATCGGCTGTGCTAAAGCATTATTATTGGATAAAGGTGTTAATGTGAGTTCACAGCATGCTGTGATCCAGGAGTTCCAAGCGCAATTTGTGGAGCAACATATTTTTGAATTAGAAACTACGTTCCCAGAACTGGTTTTGCAAATAAATAAGAATGAGCCTACTCCAGAGTTTGCTGAAAACTACCTTGAGAGCTTGAATACATTCTTTAACGCAGTGTATGAGTATAGAAATGCGGTGAAAGTTAATTAA